From Mesobacillus jeotgali, the proteins below share one genomic window:
- a CDS encoding ABC transporter permease: MRRYTRLYWEFAKSHMKVMMEYRIDFLIGVASVMLEQFASIFFVKVVFDHIEQINGWSFYEILFIYGIAATGRSIHQIFFDNLWTLGWQYIRPGKLDRLLIRPVNPLFHVVADRLHQDGFGQLIIGLIILGTAIPQLDLVWGAAEIAMLVIMIISSGLIFVAINLFFATFSFWMIDSLPIVWAVFNLSDFARYPLTIYHKGIRMFLTWIIPYGFTAFFPAAYFIDKSGYKEFALWTPVAAIVCCVIAYAFWNRGLKAFASTGS, encoded by the coding sequence ATGCGTCGTTATACTAGATTGTATTGGGAGTTTGCGAAGAGCCATATGAAGGTGATGATGGAATACCGAATCGACTTTTTGATCGGTGTTGCTTCCGTCATGCTCGAGCAGTTCGCTTCCATCTTTTTTGTAAAAGTAGTGTTCGACCACATTGAGCAAATCAATGGCTGGTCGTTTTATGAGATATTGTTCATTTACGGAATCGCGGCAACAGGCCGGTCAATACACCAGATTTTCTTTGATAATCTTTGGACGCTTGGCTGGCAGTACATCAGGCCAGGAAAGCTTGACCGTCTGCTGATCCGGCCGGTAAATCCGCTGTTCCATGTTGTTGCCGACCGGCTGCATCAAGATGGGTTCGGACAACTGATCATTGGGTTGATTATTCTGGGAACTGCGATTCCACAGCTCGACCTTGTTTGGGGAGCAGCGGAAATCGCAATGCTGGTCATCATGATCATCTCATCCGGGCTTATTTTTGTAGCGATTAACTTATTTTTCGCTACATTCAGCTTCTGGATGATCGACAGTCTTCCGATTGTCTGGGCTGTCTTTAACCTGAGTGACTTTGCGAGATATCCGCTGACCATTTATCACAAGGGGATTCGCATGTTCCTTACGTGGATCATTCCATACGGGTTCACAGCCTTTTTCCCGGCAGCTTATTTTATTGATAAATCAGGGTACAAGGAATTCGCGCTCTGGACTCCAGTAGCGGCAATTGTTTGCTGTGTCATTGCTTATGCATTTTGGAATAGGGGTCTAAAAGCCTTTGCCAGTACGGGCAGTTAA
- a CDS encoding SCP2 sterol-binding domain-containing protein, giving the protein MLESKSVREVWQEIEKVMNEKPEPIQGMSVVYQYDITGDDSGTFQLLITNGTARVTEGTEASPDCTLKLSDINFKKMIMGKLNGTAAFMTGKLKIQGSMGLALKLEGILNEYNLSETA; this is encoded by the coding sequence ATGTTGGAAAGCAAGTCAGTCAGAGAAGTATGGCAGGAAATCGAAAAGGTCATGAATGAAAAACCAGAACCCATTCAGGGAATGAGTGTCGTTTATCAATATGACATCACAGGGGACGATAGCGGAACATTCCAGTTGCTGATCACCAATGGAACAGCTCGTGTGACTGAAGGAACAGAAGCATCCCCAGACTGCACCCTAAAGCTTTCAGATATAAACTTCAAGAAGATGATCATGGGCAAACTAAATGGAACAGCAGCCTTCATGACAGGAAAACTCAAAATCCAGGGCAGCATGGGGCTCGCATTGAAACTTGAAGGAATCCTCAATGAATACAATCTAAGCGAAACCGCATAA
- a CDS encoding ATP-binding protein, translating to MEPSKKNSVLVYEEVKAVKFFLWTFYIILVPYDFIYYYLVPYFNNREVGLPSGGLGFFFHLILFALIPIARYLVKKGRPEQIKYIYFLVFILLDVVNNMMIYWGTSRQFGNGHVLEIYFILFSPIFVSSSFFWTMTLGFFFKYLITGLVFQSGEVLVPMGLIIFISTITWILLNRFQSYVKAVTSVYEDMRQKEKLAVIGQMAAAIAHEIKNPLSSLKGFTQLQQEKDKGDEQYYPIMLNEIDRINAIVNDLLILGKPNTAVKVPKKLVELIEYVVTVIDPHAQRKEINIEYDIDNSTVLLCDENQLKQVFINLIKNGMESMPDGGTVSINSEVKGDRAFISVRDEGCGIPPEKLAKLGEPFYTTKQNGNGLGLMVTKKIIEEHEGTFNIESQLEKGTIVTITLPISR from the coding sequence ATGGAACCATCTAAAAAAAATTCCGTTTTAGTGTATGAAGAAGTAAAAGCAGTAAAGTTCTTTTTGTGGACTTTTTATATCATCCTTGTACCTTATGATTTTATTTATTATTATTTGGTCCCTTACTTTAATAATAGAGAAGTAGGTTTACCTTCAGGTGGATTGGGTTTCTTCTTTCATTTAATCTTGTTTGCTTTGATTCCCATTGCAAGGTATTTAGTTAAAAAGGGACGCCCCGAACAAATTAAATATATATACTTTCTGGTATTTATATTATTGGATGTTGTAAATAACATGATGATATATTGGGGCACATCTAGGCAGTTTGGCAACGGACATGTCCTTGAGATTTATTTTATTCTGTTTTCGCCAATATTTGTAAGCAGCAGTTTCTTTTGGACTATGACTTTAGGATTTTTCTTTAAATACCTCATAACTGGGCTGGTTTTTCAGTCTGGAGAAGTGCTTGTACCTATGGGCTTGATAATTTTCATCTCTACAATAACTTGGATTTTACTGAATCGCTTCCAATCGTATGTTAAGGCGGTAACTTCTGTATATGAAGATATGAGACAGAAAGAAAAGCTGGCAGTAATAGGACAAATGGCCGCAGCGATAGCGCATGAAATAAAAAATCCGTTATCATCCTTAAAGGGTTTCACTCAATTACAGCAAGAAAAGGATAAGGGTGACGAACAATATTACCCTATTATGTTAAATGAAATTGATAGGATTAATGCAATTGTTAACGACTTGTTGATTCTGGGTAAACCTAATACGGCTGTTAAAGTTCCTAAAAAACTAGTTGAACTGATAGAGTATGTTGTAACTGTTATTGACCCACATGCTCAAAGAAAAGAAATTAATATTGAGTATGATATTGATAATTCTACTGTACTATTATGTGATGAGAATCAACTAAAGCAGGTTTTTATCAATTTAATCAAAAATGGAATGGAATCAATGCCGGATGGAGGAACGGTATCAATAAACTCCGAAGTTAAAGGTGATCGAGCATTCATTTCAGTAAGAGATGAAGGATGTGGAATACCCCCTGAGAAACTTGCGAAATTGGGAGAACCCTTTTATACAACCAAGCAAAACGGAAATGGTCTAGGATTGATGGTCACGAAAAAAATAATCGAAGAACATGAGGGTACTTTTAATATTGAAAGTCAGTTAGAAAAAGGAACTATTGTTACTATAACTTTACCCATCTCAAGGTAA
- a CDS encoding HD-GYP domain-containing protein, with protein sequence MQNSFDQPSLNHEEKRALKWFITLFYILFISFEIFYYFLFPKYVTHSDVLIFANYRYFYHLLILLLLPGVFLLLKKGKLYAIKFIFFLGFIVITILNDSVTYLSNDSGYDGGNIVEVFLILFAPIFVNTAFFWTVSLGTIFKYSFIGLLLNTTEVLFPIAVILILSLLGFIILKRYQGYVEAIKESFDNQLSGIVKGVIATLELKDPYTKGHSERVAYYANSLAEATGRFTKDQLRSFTYACLLHDIGKVNIPDPILMKPGKLTKEEYEIIKTHPEVGAEAIIKVNGLGDSIDIIKSHHERWDGKGYPDQLKGSEIPYAARIVSIADAFDAMTSSRSYRSAMPFDVAYNRIIEGQGTQFDPELVEKFKEVFPEWVAFHTKYKWNVDHFVQKQNSIEEARA encoded by the coding sequence ATGCAAAATTCTTTTGATCAGCCATCTTTGAATCATGAGGAAAAAAGAGCATTAAAGTGGTTTATAACTTTATTTTATATTTTGTTCATTTCCTTTGAAATTTTCTACTATTTTTTATTTCCGAAATATGTAACACACTCGGATGTTTTGATTTTTGCTAACTATAGATATTTTTATCACCTTTTAATCCTACTGTTATTACCTGGTGTGTTTCTTCTGTTGAAAAAAGGAAAACTGTATGCAATTAAGTTTATTTTTTTTCTAGGATTTATAGTAATTACAATACTAAATGATTCAGTAACGTACCTAAGTAATGATTCGGGTTATGATGGTGGAAATATCGTTGAAGTGTTCCTAATTCTTTTTGCGCCAATTTTCGTGAATACAGCTTTTTTTTGGACGGTTTCACTTGGAACGATTTTTAAATATTCTTTTATAGGGCTATTACTTAATACAACTGAAGTTTTATTTCCAATAGCGGTGATTTTAATTCTGTCTTTGTTAGGATTCATTATTTTAAAGAGATATCAAGGATATGTAGAAGCTATTAAAGAATCTTTTGATAATCAACTATCAGGAATTGTTAAGGGAGTAATTGCAACACTTGAATTAAAGGATCCTTATACAAAGGGACATAGCGAAAGGGTAGCGTACTATGCAAATTCACTCGCTGAAGCTACTGGCAGATTCACAAAAGACCAATTGCGTTCCTTTACATATGCGTGTTTACTACATGACATTGGGAAAGTGAATATCCCTGACCCAATACTAATGAAGCCAGGAAAACTGACAAAAGAAGAATACGAGATTATTAAAACCCATCCCGAGGTGGGAGCAGAAGCTATTATTAAGGTGAATGGACTAGGAGACAGTATTGATATTATAAAGTCCCATCATGAAAGGTGGGATGGCAAGGGGTATCCAGACCAACTAAAGGGAAGCGAGATACCTTATGCAGCAAGAATAGTGTCCATTGCGGATGCTTTCGATGCGATGACATCCTCCCGGTCATATCGTTCTGCAATGCCTTTTGATGTCGCATATAACAGGATAATCGAAGGTCAAGGTACCCAATTTGACCCTGAATTAGTTGAAAAGTTTAAGGAGGTTTTTCCAGAATGGGTTGCATTCCATACAAAATACAAGTGGAATGTAGATCATTTTGTTCAAAAACAGAATAGTATAGAGGAGGCAAGAGCATGA
- a CDS encoding M20 family metallopeptidase has protein sequence MKELLKELILIDSSTRDGANQAVEFCRQWLIEHQLKPSLIENNGYKMLVCEIGEGDKTIVFNGHVDVVSGKKEQFVPVERDGKIYARGAADMKAGVAAMMVAMKELRNQKPGVKIQLQIVSDEEIGGMNCTGYLVENGYRGDFVICSEPTQLGIALQAKGVLRLEVEVTGKSAHGSRPWEGENAIVKAYRVYEKLLELPFTKESSDFYESPSVNLAIISGGEVFNKVPDRCEMSLDIRYLPGQNPDSIIQEIESIAEGKVTVGLKGIPVATKQDDPFITQLKPVLERHNDGEAAIFGQHGAADTQFFAVHGIPAIEFGPIGANWHGDDEYVELESMEKYKDILIDYIKSY, from the coding sequence ATGAAAGAATTGCTAAAAGAATTGATCCTGATTGACAGCTCCACAAGGGATGGGGCCAATCAGGCAGTAGAATTTTGCAGACAATGGCTGATTGAGCATCAATTGAAGCCAAGTTTGATTGAGAATAATGGATATAAAATGCTGGTCTGCGAGATTGGCGAGGGAGATAAAACAATCGTTTTCAATGGCCATGTCGATGTTGTCAGCGGTAAAAAGGAACAATTTGTCCCCGTTGAGAGGGATGGCAAAATCTATGCCCGCGGTGCAGCGGATATGAAGGCTGGCGTAGCTGCAATGATGGTCGCTATGAAGGAATTACGGAATCAAAAACCTGGTGTTAAAATCCAGCTGCAGATTGTATCTGATGAAGAAATTGGCGGCATGAATTGTACTGGCTATCTCGTTGAAAACGGCTATCGCGGAGACTTCGTCATTTGCTCTGAACCGACACAGCTTGGCATCGCCCTGCAGGCCAAAGGTGTCTTGAGACTTGAAGTAGAAGTGACTGGAAAATCGGCTCACGGCAGCCGCCCATGGGAAGGCGAGAACGCGATTGTGAAAGCATACAGAGTTTACGAAAAACTGCTGGAATTGCCTTTCACGAAAGAAAGTTCCGACTTTTATGAATCACCTTCTGTTAATCTAGCTATCATCTCAGGTGGTGAAGTATTTAATAAGGTACCGGATCGTTGCGAGATGTCATTAGATATACGCTATCTCCCTGGACAGAATCCCGATTCCATTATTCAGGAAATTGAAAGCATCGCTGAAGGCAAAGTTACCGTCGGCTTGAAGGGGATTCCGGTTGCCACCAAGCAGGATGACCCCTTCATCACCCAGCTGAAACCTGTATTGGAAAGGCATAACGATGGCGAAGCTGCCATCTTTGGCCAGCATGGAGCCGCTGACACTCAGTTTTTCGCGGTCCATGGAATTCCAGCAATCGAATTCGGCCCAATCGGTGCAAACTGGCACGGAGATGACGAATATGTCGAGCTGGAATCAATGGAAAAGTATAAAGATATTTTAATCGATTACATCAAAAGCTATTAA